One Mycolicibacterium crocinum DNA window includes the following coding sequences:
- a CDS encoding TetR/AcrR family transcriptional regulator — MSHGLENARAKTDGRKRRWHQHKVERRTELVDGALEAIRRRGRDVSMDEIAAEIGVSKTVLYRYFVDKNDLTTAVMMRFAQTTLIPNMAAALSSNMDGFDLTREIIRVYVDTVASEPEPYRFVMANSSASKNKVIADSEQIIARMLAVVLRRRMQRAGMDTGGVEPWAYLIVGGVQLATHSWMSNPRMTSDELIDYLTMLCWNALCGIVEAGGSLDRFSSGPHPSPALPPLT; from the coding sequence ATGAGCCATGGCCTGGAAAACGCCCGGGCCAAGACCGACGGTCGCAAGCGACGCTGGCACCAACACAAGGTCGAACGCCGCACCGAGTTGGTGGACGGCGCGCTCGAGGCTATCCGCCGACGCGGCCGCGACGTCAGCATGGACGAGATAGCTGCGGAAATCGGTGTCTCGAAGACCGTCCTGTACCGCTATTTCGTCGACAAGAACGACCTCACCACCGCGGTGATGATGCGGTTCGCACAGACCACACTGATCCCCAACATGGCCGCCGCCCTGTCGTCCAACATGGACGGATTCGACCTCACCCGCGAGATCATCCGGGTCTACGTGGACACCGTCGCCTCCGAGCCGGAGCCGTACCGGTTCGTGATGGCAAACAGTTCGGCCAGCAAAAACAAAGTCATCGCCGACTCGGAGCAAATCATCGCCAGGATGCTTGCCGTGGTGCTGCGCAGACGTATGCAGCGGGCGGGCATGGACACCGGCGGAGTCGAGCCGTGGGCCTACCTGATCGTCGGCGGCGTGCAGCTGGCAACCCACTCGTGGATGTCGAACCCACGGATGACCAGCGACGAGCTGATCGACTATCTGACCATGCTGTGCTGGAACGCGCTGTGCGGCATCGTCGAGGCGGGCGGCTCGCTGGACAGGTTCAGCTCCGGCCCGCATCCGTCGCCGGCGCTGCCGCCGCTTACTTGA
- a CDS encoding DUF4344 domain-containing metallopeptidase encodes MRARTCSIGVAVLSLAIAAAGCGHDNSAKPVSSASAAAPATAQASPQPSGQADVNNNGMPDASADDKDWPGKMTATYEDATSPEAVTGRDLLKNDHLLEDLADGITSSMKLPYDIPLIGKQCGTANAYWSPDAKSVTICYEDAADAVDIYTKAGDPDPKASAINSEIATFYHETGHMVIDIYDLPVTGREEDVADQLAAYTLLAPGPDGKIDPESVQAVKDFAREFKGYSEQKGGEIDEGQLADVHTLDLARMYNLECWVYGADPKGNADLVSSGALPQDRADGCEDEYTKLSSSWDTLLGPYLK; translated from the coding sequence GTGCGGGCACGAACCTGTTCGATCGGCGTCGCGGTGCTCTCGCTCGCGATCGCCGCTGCCGGTTGTGGACACGACAACTCGGCCAAACCGGTGTCATCGGCGTCGGCGGCCGCGCCCGCGACGGCCCAAGCCTCGCCGCAACCGTCCGGCCAAGCCGACGTCAACAACAACGGGATGCCCGACGCGTCGGCCGACGATAAGGACTGGCCTGGCAAGATGACTGCGACCTACGAGGACGCGACCTCGCCGGAGGCAGTCACCGGCCGTGACCTCCTCAAGAACGATCACCTGCTGGAGGACCTGGCCGACGGCATCACGTCCTCGATGAAGCTGCCCTACGACATTCCGTTGATCGGCAAGCAATGCGGGACGGCCAATGCGTACTGGAGCCCTGACGCCAAGTCGGTGACGATCTGCTACGAAGACGCAGCCGACGCGGTGGACATCTACACCAAAGCCGGTGACCCCGACCCGAAGGCCTCGGCGATCAACTCCGAGATCGCGACGTTCTACCACGAGACCGGACACATGGTGATCGACATCTACGACCTGCCGGTGACCGGCCGGGAGGAGGATGTCGCCGATCAGCTGGCCGCCTACACCCTGCTGGCGCCCGGCCCGGACGGCAAGATCGACCCGGAGTCGGTGCAGGCGGTCAAGGACTTCGCCAGGGAATTCAAGGGCTACAGCGAGCAGAAGGGCGGCGAGATCGACGAGGGCCAGCTCGCCGACGTGCACACCCTGGACCTGGCCCGGATGTACAACCTCGAATGCTGGGTCTACGGCGCCGATCCCAAGGGCAACGCCGATCTGGTCAGCAGTGGTGCGCTTCCGCAGGATCGCGCCGACGGCTGCGAGGATGAGTACACCAAGTTGAGCAGCTCGTGGGATACCTTGCTCGGCCCGTATCTCAAGTAA